Proteins from a single region of Geothrix sp. PMB-07:
- a CDS encoding NupC/NupG family nucleoside CNT transporter: MERFIGLAGIAAFVALAYLLSHKRSAIHWRTILWGLGLQWIFALIVLKGTVISSLLSFLPFPKGAGWVVLVLMFTPLLLRRFASYENKTLNWGLFGVIVLGLLRGNLVGSTFDKMRVVVEHLMAYAHEGASFVFGSLSDGPGGKVGMVFAFAVLPTIIFVASIFAVLYYLGVMQWVVTAAARAMGRFLKVSGAESVSVAASILMGQTEAPLTIRPFLAKMTRSELMVIMTAGMAHVSGSIMVAYVQVAHVDIVHLLTAVIMTAPGAVMMAKLLEPETGTPETAGEIKVDIPNHDANVLDAAARGAFEGGQLAFNVAVMLIAFIALIFLINGLMKAIHPGFSLEWVLGGVFKIPAFLMGVPWSEAGQVGGLLGKRMVVNEFVAFLDLGAMTNLSAKARLISTFALCGFANFSSIAIQVGGIGALVPERRGDLARLGVRAMLAGTLANFLSACIAGILT, encoded by the coding sequence ATGGAACGTTTTATTGGACTGGCCGGCATCGCGGCCTTTGTAGCCCTGGCGTACCTCCTGTCGCACAAGCGCAGTGCCATCCACTGGCGGACGATCCTCTGGGGATTGGGCCTGCAGTGGATCTTCGCCCTCATCGTGCTCAAGGGGACAGTGATCTCCAGCCTGCTCTCCTTCCTGCCCTTCCCGAAGGGCGCCGGCTGGGTGGTGCTGGTGCTGATGTTCACGCCCCTGCTGCTGCGGCGCTTTGCGTCCTATGAGAACAAGACGCTCAACTGGGGCCTGTTCGGCGTCATCGTGCTGGGCCTGCTGCGGGGCAACCTGGTGGGTTCCACCTTCGACAAGATGCGCGTGGTGGTCGAGCACCTCATGGCCTATGCGCATGAGGGCGCCAGTTTCGTCTTCGGATCCCTGTCGGATGGTCCCGGCGGGAAAGTGGGCATGGTCTTCGCCTTTGCGGTGCTGCCCACCATCATCTTCGTGGCTTCGATCTTCGCGGTGCTCTACTACCTGGGGGTCATGCAGTGGGTGGTCACCGCCGCCGCGCGGGCCATGGGCCGTTTCCTGAAGGTGTCCGGCGCCGAGAGCGTCAGCGTGGCGGCCAGCATCCTCATGGGCCAGACCGAGGCCCCGCTCACCATCCGCCCCTTCTTGGCGAAGATGACCCGCAGCGAGCTCATGGTGATCATGACCGCGGGCATGGCCCATGTGTCCGGCAGCATCATGGTGGCCTACGTCCAGGTGGCCCATGTCGACATCGTCCACCTGCTGACGGCCGTGATCATGACGGCGCCCGGCGCGGTGATGATGGCCAAGCTGCTAGAGCCCGAGACCGGAACCCCTGAAACCGCCGGCGAGATCAAGGTGGACATCCCCAATCACGATGCCAACGTGCTGGACGCCGCAGCCCGCGGCGCCTTCGAGGGGGGCCAGCTGGCCTTCAATGTGGCCGTCATGCTCATCGCCTTCATCGCCCTGATCTTCCTCATCAACGGCCTCATGAAGGCCATCCACCCCGGCTTCAGCCTGGAGTGGGTGCTGGGCGGCGTGTTCAAGATCCCCGCCTTCCTCATGGGCGTGCCTTGGAGTGAAGCCGGCCAGGTGGGCGGGCTGTTGGGCAAGCGCATGGTCGTGAACGAATTCGTGGCCTTCCTCGATCTGGGCGCCATGACCAACCTCTCCGCCAAGGCGCGCCTCATCTCCACCTTTGCCCTCTGCGGCTTCGCCAACTTCAGCAGCATCGCCATCCAGGTAGGGGGCATCGGCGCCCTGGTGCCAGAGCGCCGCGGGGACCTGGCCCGCCTGGGAGTCCGGGCCATGCTGGCCGGAACCCTGGCCAATTTCCTGAGCGCCTGCATCGCGGGCATCCTTACTTAG
- a CDS encoding DUF2752 domain-containing protein produces MRRVPWVALGTLGGWAALWLGTRLLPLFPAWPECPFKRLTGFACATCGFTRCALALGHGNWKEAFHWHPAAALMAIVLPLVSVWDLRRAWRKEPYPRLPDSWVSRLSIWALLLGIWALQVARGI; encoded by the coding sequence ATGAGGCGGGTACCTTGGGTGGCCCTGGGAACCCTGGGTGGATGGGCCGCGCTCTGGCTGGGGACCCGCCTCCTCCCGCTGTTTCCCGCCTGGCCGGAATGCCCCTTCAAGCGCCTCACGGGCTTCGCCTGCGCCACCTGCGGGTTCACCCGCTGCGCCCTGGCCCTGGGGCATGGGAATTGGAAGGAGGCCTTCCATTGGCACCCCGCCGCCGCCTTGATGGCCATCGTCTTGCCGCTGGTATCGGTGTGGGATCTCCGTCGCGCCTGGCGGAAGGAGCCCTACCCCAGGCTGCCGGATTCCTGGGTTTCAAGGCTGTCCATCTGGGCGCTCCTGCTGGGGATCTGGGCTCTGCAGGTGGCGCGGGGGATCTAG
- a CDS encoding HEAT repeat domain-containing protein — translation MAAPLRHIPVTPLDELRACLCGHLEADTTAQVRLFQLLQQLRQMALPELGARLTKPATPPALKRFIMGLTAKFDWPEWVPWLHQVLQQESDLGVFDEGCAALGRLEIRSAREALQKLATQRTDPDRQLILRRELGVQDAQQTLGFFLGRLLEGDTNPRLAHQGARGLAALAEPKDLATLWEALEGTDALAFRLLLRAVAELPGTEAGPRLLKLFQETLQTLEDLEALEGLTHRLQVGARTAARADLAVALAKRMGGAFATDVQAMQQAFSAGETGNPLPPIERLKEQAKGPYERFVTEALAVLVEGKVARFSAMVTEAQDTSAKQQLSQGVTLNQVCECLTRQTLSGSLPAAQVVPILRDAFDRFSHSEGLDHAFCRLVPATEEASLSRVLAVTDPKRRTFCLDVLGAREEDTLVPFFLKAMEDPIVEVGQRAMHHFGKLPSSFPAVMELFQSGHPEKVRTALRIFTVNGTKAAAEPLMALLKTDVRDDLLLETVEALGAIRCPTAAPVLLDLLHDGKPARLQEALVEALAELATPEAGLGLLAKSSNLKLPLVLIRALEGLLAAFPGFERPLPQDTLAPLEQLITRCCDDREGEGQRLRAILATQHLYCFDQALYARLKDAFSDFLFDLRTKGDWDRDTNDRVAAVVKELGRRSASLSHIAGSEEKVRAQVNGLPPHGPNRATALLALREALQDPEFIMRTELAKELADFVLRELQRDEQDWRELARLCEIGGLTRQLELAEPIKEVFNRATGLGLRSAAKESLLALGLDEADITRRAPIRSILLLEPSAFFRKRLLTALGQGWEVREAGSRTEAEAILAEKPLDLVISEQTDAEGDLRPWLKMQVENRRCRQILLSTAARDTGPGEGWLMGVLYKPYAPDALLKALEP, via the coding sequence ATGGCCGCGCCACTTCGACACATCCCTGTGACTCCTCTGGACGAGCTCCGCGCCTGCCTGTGCGGCCACCTGGAAGCCGACACCACGGCCCAGGTGCGACTGTTCCAGTTGCTACAGCAGCTCCGCCAAATGGCCCTGCCCGAATTGGGCGCACGGCTGACCAAACCCGCCACGCCTCCGGCCCTGAAACGCTTCATCATGGGCCTCACCGCGAAGTTCGACTGGCCGGAATGGGTGCCCTGGTTGCACCAGGTCCTTCAGCAGGAATCCGACCTCGGCGTGTTCGACGAAGGCTGCGCGGCCCTGGGTCGGCTGGAGATCCGCTCGGCCCGGGAGGCTTTGCAAAAGCTGGCCACTCAACGTACGGATCCTGATCGGCAATTGATCCTCCGCCGGGAACTGGGCGTGCAGGATGCCCAGCAGACACTCGGTTTCTTCCTGGGACGACTCCTCGAAGGCGACACCAACCCTCGGCTGGCGCACCAGGGCGCCCGCGGCTTGGCCGCCTTGGCGGAACCCAAGGATCTGGCCACCCTCTGGGAGGCCCTGGAAGGCACCGACGCGCTGGCCTTCCGGCTTCTGCTCCGGGCCGTGGCCGAACTGCCCGGCACCGAGGCGGGCCCCCGTCTTCTGAAGCTGTTCCAGGAAACCCTGCAGACCCTGGAGGACTTGGAAGCTCTTGAGGGGCTCACCCACCGCCTCCAAGTGGGAGCGCGCACCGCGGCCCGTGCCGACCTGGCCGTGGCTCTGGCCAAGCGCATGGGCGGGGCTTTCGCAACCGACGTGCAAGCCATGCAGCAGGCCTTCTCCGCCGGGGAGACGGGCAACCCGTTACCCCCCATCGAGCGGCTCAAGGAGCAGGCGAAGGGCCCCTATGAACGCTTCGTGACCGAAGCGCTGGCCGTGCTGGTGGAAGGGAAGGTCGCCCGGTTCAGCGCCATGGTCACCGAGGCCCAAGACACCTCCGCCAAGCAGCAGCTGTCCCAAGGCGTCACCCTCAACCAGGTCTGCGAATGCCTGACGCGCCAAACCCTGTCAGGCAGCCTTCCGGCGGCTCAGGTTGTGCCCATTCTCCGGGATGCCTTCGACCGGTTCTCCCATAGCGAAGGGCTGGATCACGCCTTCTGCCGCCTGGTTCCCGCCACCGAAGAGGCCTCCCTCTCCCGCGTTCTGGCCGTGACCGATCCCAAGCGCCGCACCTTCTGCCTGGACGTCTTGGGCGCGCGGGAGGAAGACACCCTGGTGCCCTTTTTCCTGAAGGCCATGGAGGATCCCATCGTCGAAGTGGGACAACGGGCCATGCACCATTTCGGCAAACTGCCCTCCAGTTTCCCGGCGGTCATGGAGCTCTTCCAGTCGGGGCATCCCGAAAAGGTCCGCACAGCGCTGCGCATCTTCACCGTCAACGGCACCAAGGCCGCTGCGGAACCCCTCATGGCACTCCTCAAAACGGACGTGCGAGACGACCTCCTGTTGGAGACCGTGGAAGCCCTGGGCGCCATCCGCTGTCCCACCGCCGCTCCCGTGCTGCTCGACCTGCTGCATGACGGGAAGCCCGCCCGCCTGCAGGAGGCGCTGGTGGAAGCCCTCGCCGAGCTGGCCACCCCCGAAGCCGGGCTCGGCCTCCTGGCCAAATCATCCAACCTCAAACTGCCCCTGGTGCTCATCCGCGCCCTGGAGGGCCTGCTGGCGGCCTTCCCGGGGTTCGAGCGGCCCCTGCCTCAAGACACCCTGGCTCCCCTGGAGCAGCTCATCACGCGCTGCTGCGATGACCGCGAGGGCGAGGGGCAGCGGCTCCGGGCCATCCTGGCCACCCAGCACCTCTACTGCTTCGATCAGGCGCTCTATGCACGCTTGAAGGATGCCTTCTCGGATTTCCTCTTCGACCTCCGCACCAAAGGCGACTGGGATCGGGATACCAATGACCGCGTGGCCGCGGTGGTGAAAGAACTGGGGCGCCGGAGTGCCAGCCTCAGCCACATCGCCGGCAGCGAGGAAAAGGTGCGAGCGCAAGTGAATGGCCTACCCCCCCATGGCCCCAACCGCGCCACGGCCCTCCTGGCCCTCCGCGAGGCCCTGCAAGACCCTGAATTCATCATGCGGACCGAGCTGGCCAAGGAACTGGCGGACTTCGTTCTCCGCGAGCTTCAGCGCGACGAACAGGATTGGCGGGAACTGGCCCGGCTCTGCGAAATTGGCGGCCTCACCCGGCAGCTGGAGCTCGCCGAACCCATCAAGGAGGTCTTCAACCGGGCCACCGGCCTCGGTCTCCGCAGCGCCGCGAAGGAATCCCTCCTGGCCCTGGGGCTGGATGAGGCGGACATCACCCGCAGGGCCCCCATCCGCAGCATCCTCCTGCTGGAGCCCAGCGCCTTCTTTCGCAAGCGGTTGCTCACGGCTCTGGGTCAGGGCTGGGAGGTCCGGGAGGCGGGCAGCCGAACCGAAGCCGAAGCCATCCTGGCGGAAAAGCCCCTGGACCTGGTGATCTCCGAACAGACCGATGCCGAAGGCGACCTGCGGCCCTGGCTGAAAATGCAGGTGGAGAATCGGCGCTGCCGCCAGATTCTCCTCTCCACCGCGGCCCGTGACACCGGTCCTGGCGAGGGCTGGCTCATGGGCGTGCTCTACAAGCCCTACGCTCCCGACGCGCTTCTGAAGGCTCTGGAACCCTGA
- a CDS encoding tetratricopeptide repeat protein produces the protein MSVLPSRFRTTAALLCVPPFLGLAQEVDLAEKLYRSGDRAYAAKAYKEAADTWGQLLQTSPKSEFAPMALLRLARHQVEVEHQPDAAMPFLDRLRADYIKSPEAADGLLLRGVILVGKARRAAELKDAMAEFNRVLDLFPDAPACAEARLQLGRTWRDQGQWGRALQLFVDAIRLHAGSPVVPKALFEAAETMDLLGDTPGCLRMLQRLRVEAPQSPEAQEAAWRMAVRVKHRLQKPPLRTEGPWPTGRTKWLKTPTLLASGPGGDLLVYQNDLDRTFRLHGSDFSPQGPAAPGAKAMLASPTGTIWMLTKNGLVREDAPAVQPLGTLNAISGAALDRWGNLWVADAKTPALTLFSPDGTSRSMASPTGNALAPLNTGGMVLASDTDRKLLFLDAEGQPRLVVPYGKDLPTAFRSVTALATDGAGQVAALVDGGDFGEGVVIFGPDGAVLRQATFKALGISGRITSLALDRSGGLILCDRRNDLLIRLN, from the coding sequence ATGTCCGTCTTGCCTTCCAGGTTCCGCACCACGGCTGCGCTCCTTTGCGTCCCGCCGTTCCTGGGCCTGGCGCAGGAGGTCGATCTGGCGGAAAAGCTCTACCGAAGCGGGGACAGGGCCTATGCCGCCAAGGCCTATAAGGAGGCTGCCGATACCTGGGGGCAGTTGCTGCAGACCAGCCCCAAAAGCGAGTTCGCGCCCATGGCTCTGCTGCGACTCGCACGCCACCAGGTGGAAGTCGAGCACCAGCCCGATGCAGCCATGCCCTTTTTAGATCGCTTGCGCGCGGACTACATCAAGTCTCCCGAAGCCGCTGACGGCCTCCTTCTGCGGGGCGTCATCCTGGTGGGCAAGGCCCGGAGAGCGGCCGAGTTGAAGGACGCCATGGCGGAATTCAACCGCGTCCTCGACCTGTTCCCGGACGCCCCCGCCTGTGCCGAGGCGCGCCTTCAGCTGGGCCGAACTTGGCGCGACCAGGGGCAGTGGGGCCGGGCGCTCCAACTCTTCGTCGATGCCATTCGCCTGCACGCGGGATCACCCGTAGTGCCCAAGGCCCTCTTCGAGGCCGCCGAGACCATGGATCTTCTCGGGGACACCCCAGGGTGTCTGCGGATGCTTCAGCGACTGCGAGTGGAGGCGCCCCAGTCACCCGAGGCCCAGGAAGCCGCCTGGCGCATGGCCGTGCGAGTGAAGCACCGTCTGCAGAAGCCGCCTCTCCGCACCGAGGGCCCCTGGCCAACCGGGCGGACCAAATGGCTCAAGACCCCCACCCTCCTTGCGAGTGGTCCCGGTGGGGACCTCCTGGTCTATCAGAACGATCTGGACCGGACTTTCCGTCTCCACGGCAGTGACTTCTCGCCCCAGGGCCCGGCAGCGCCGGGTGCCAAGGCCATGCTGGCCTCGCCCACCGGCACGATCTGGATGCTCACCAAGAATGGGTTGGTCCGCGAGGATGCCCCTGCCGTGCAACCCCTTGGCACCCTGAACGCCATCTCGGGCGCCGCGCTGGATCGCTGGGGCAACCTCTGGGTGGCGGATGCCAAAACCCCAGCCCTGACGTTGTTTTCCCCCGATGGCACTTCGCGAAGCATGGCCTCTCCCACGGGCAATGCCCTGGCCCCGCTGAACACCGGGGGAATGGTCCTCGCCTCGGACACGGACCGCAAGCTGCTCTTCCTGGATGCGGAGGGCCAGCCCCGCCTGGTGGTGCCCTACGGCAAGGATCTGCCCACCGCCTTTCGATCCGTGACTGCCCTGGCCACGGATGGCGCCGGTCAAGTGGCGGCCCTGGTGGACGGCGGCGATTTCGGCGAAGGAGTCGTCATCTTCGGGCCCGATGGCGCCGTGCTGCGACAGGCCACCTTCAAGGCCCTGGGCATCAGCGGACGCATCACCTCCCTGGCCTTGGACCGCTCCGGGGGTCTGATCCTCTGCGACCGCCGCAACGACCTCCTGATCCGGTTGAACTGA